One segment of Haliotis asinina isolate JCU_RB_2024 chromosome 12, JCU_Hal_asi_v2, whole genome shotgun sequence DNA contains the following:
- the LOC137259053 gene encoding uncharacterized protein: protein MVIRVAVIGGGPAGVCAMRHLQARSDVFEGVCFEQCSQVGGMWIYRENPFADENGAPMLACMYKNLKTNIPKEIMAFPDFPFPKNLPSFVPHETVLRYIQDYAEHFNVADRIKFKTRIERVSPVKGDNSRKVRWEVTYSDVIDKENRTTEMFDAVMVCIGKSMIPRIPEFPGQDTFKGEILHSCSYRVPEPFKGQRVVCLGAHMSGLDLAIEISGVADKVFLSHNKEKLKTILPANVIEVKGIKSFNTHSVVFLDGQEQQVDTVIFCTGYKNTYPFLTDDCHVKVQSGSRVTPLYKHLIHTEFPSLTFVGLCKMVSPFQIFHLQILVVLAMLEGKLTLPSKEEMDQDTEKDFQEHLASGLKVHDAHSLDDRQWSYNDELADLANCQQLPRVNEKIWNKYQAMLHENSLTYRNMNYIRTSDDSFDVVYQNGVSQII, encoded by the exons ATGGTGATCAGAGTGGCAGTTATTGGAGGAGGGCCTGCTGGAGTGTGTGCCATGCGGCATCTTCAGGCTCGGTCTGACGTTTTCGAGGGAGTATGTTTCGAGCAGTGTTCCCAGGTGGGGGGCATGTGGATTTACAGGGAAAATCCCTTTGCTGATGAGAATGGAGCACCCATGTTGGCTTGTATGTATAAAAACCTCAA aACAAATATCCCAAAGGAGATAATGGCATTTCCAGACTTCCCCTTCCCGAAGAACTTGCCTTCCTTTGTGCCCCACGAGACGGTCCTGCGGTACATACAGGACTATGCAGAACACTTCAACGTAGCTGACAGGATAAAG TTTAAAACTCGAATTGAGCGTGTAAGCCcagtcaagggagacaactccaggAAAGTCCGATGGGAAGTGACCTACAGTGATGTTATCGATAAAGAGAACCGCACCACAGAAATGTTTGACGCAGTCATGGTTTGTATTGG AAAATCAATGATTCCACGAATACCTGAATTTCCTGGCCAGGACACGTTCAAGGGTGAGATCCTGCACAGTTGTTCTTACAGAGTGCCAGAGCCATTCAAGGGACAGCGAGTTGTGTGTCTTGGTGCACACATGTCCGGTCTTGATCTGGCAATTGAGATCAGCGGTGTTGCAGACAAG GTTTTCCTGAGCCATAACAAGGAGAAACTGAAGACCATACTTCCTGCCAATGTCATTGAAGTCAAAGGAATTAAGTCCTTCAATACACACTCAGTTGTATTCTTGGATGGCCAGGAACAACAAGTGGATACTGTCATCTTCTGCACAGGATATAAAAATACCTACCCCTTTCTCACAGATGACTGCCATGTCAAAGTACAGTCAGGCAGTAGAGTTACCCCCCTTTACAAACACCTCATTCACACTGAGTTTCCGTCCTTGACCTTTGTAGGACTCTGCAAGATGGTGAGTCCTTTCCAGATCTTTCACCTTCAGATTCTTGTAGTGCTGGCCATGCTGGAGGGGAAGCTGACGCTGCCTTCGAAGGAAGAAATGGACCAAGACACTGAGAAAGACTTTCAGGAGCACTTAGCTAGTGGTCTGAAAGTTCATGACGCACATAGTCTTGATGACCGTCAGTGGTCTTACAATGATGAATTGGCTGATCTGGCCAACTGTCAGCAGCTTCCAAGAGTGAATGAGAAAATCTGGAACAAGTATCAAGCTATGCTTCATGAAAACTCCCTGACTTACAGAAACATGAACTATATTAGGACCAGTGATGATTCATTCGATGTTGTTTACCAAAATGGTGTCTCACAGATTATTTGA